The following coding sequences are from one Candidatus Nitrohelix vancouverensis window:
- a CDS encoding RTA1 domain-containing protein has protein sequence MLSHTQNSVVYLMFLSGLLFLGLNFVASCMVNPGPKRGKRFGYLFIVVALLTFLIQEEYSVMLSLDFTREMARNILLAGLSLPVFFISLFYYRVKAKREKQSTTQSIETTHGND, from the coding sequence ATGTTGAGCCACACTCAAAACTCCGTCGTCTACCTGATGTTCCTGAGCGGACTGCTGTTCCTCGGACTTAACTTTGTCGCGTCATGCATGGTGAACCCTGGCCCGAAACGTGGGAAACGTTTTGGTTATCTGTTCATCGTCGTCGCCCTGCTGACCTTTCTCATTCAGGAAGAATACAGCGTCATGTTATCCCTCGACTTCACGCGCGAGATGGCCAGAAACATACTTCTCGCAGGCTTGAGTTTACCGGTTTTTTTTATCTCTCTCTTTTACTACCGCGTCAAGGCCAAGCGGGAAAAACAATCCACGACACAAAGCATAGAGACAACACATGGTAACGATTGA
- a CDS encoding c-type cytochrome, producing the protein MLSANKHFKTLRWMLLAMAVGFLTPAVSFAAPADAVKKDVLEQGKKIYFKRCVWCHGVEGGGDGPAADRLFTRPRNFIQGTFKIRVTDSGELPLEEDLIKTVTNGLPGSAMPPWGNVLKKDEIVAVVNFVKTLVQDRSFDDSDEEVFTQDFGTNPWGTKGPYHLGIPQEAVDAGKEIFIKNKCFECHGGEGRGDGNPTMKDDWGFPIVAADWQQCWNFRGSRRNHYDPFNVVRTISTGLNGTPMPNFKDQITVEDRWKLAAFVNSLCPRKNIDPLANKPVNDFLISSEFTEGPVAKTIDDPMWTTPDADPKITGWRDSEEYAEEWGSIQRPRRNYIAMAGQITRGKRNFDPKVDNLWVTSRWSEEENAVYYLVEYHDRFLSEDPEWRDMVAIEWPAQLQDLFGAEKPYFIFGDSKKPVHIWRASFLAKNYRASAAPKPEGYELDMKVEELNGNGFDAVTVRDNTVVEVVDSKFIQGRVKVLFRRTLTTENADNLEVQIPKKQFIPVAFMQWSGRDHEKDEHMAISTWYYTILKPSIPTSIYYNAVIMGCAFAGFQGWLVWMTRRTRKMYDEGKVKRDELPV; encoded by the coding sequence ATGTTAAGTGCTAACAAACATTTCAAAACACTGCGCTGGATGTTGCTGGCGATGGCGGTGGGGTTCTTGACCCCCGCTGTATCGTTCGCAGCCCCGGCAGACGCGGTGAAAAAAGACGTGCTTGAGCAAGGTAAGAAAATTTACTTCAAGCGATGCGTCTGGTGTCACGGCGTTGAAGGCGGAGGAGACGGCCCGGCAGCGGATCGTCTTTTCACCCGCCCCCGAAACTTCATTCAGGGTACTTTCAAGATCCGGGTTACGGATTCTGGTGAATTGCCATTGGAAGAAGATTTGATCAAGACGGTAACTAACGGACTTCCGGGTTCTGCAATGCCGCCTTGGGGTAATGTATTGAAGAAAGATGAAATCGTAGCTGTTGTTAACTTCGTTAAGACTTTGGTTCAGGATCGTAGTTTCGACGATTCGGATGAAGAAGTTTTCACCCAGGATTTCGGTACGAATCCTTGGGGAACCAAAGGTCCCTATCATTTGGGGATTCCTCAGGAAGCGGTTGACGCAGGTAAAGAAATCTTTATCAAAAATAAATGCTTCGAGTGTCACGGCGGCGAAGGTCGCGGTGATGGTAACCCGACGATGAAAGACGACTGGGGATTCCCGATCGTTGCGGCGGACTGGCAGCAATGCTGGAACTTCCGCGGTAGCCGAAGGAATCATTACGATCCTTTCAACGTTGTACGAACCATCTCCACCGGTTTGAACGGCACGCCGATGCCTAACTTCAAAGATCAGATCACTGTGGAAGATCGTTGGAAGTTGGCGGCATTCGTTAACTCTTTGTGTCCGAGAAAGAACATTGATCCGCTCGCTAACAAACCGGTCAATGACTTCCTCATCAGTTCAGAGTTTACTGAAGGTCCGGTTGCTAAAACGATTGATGATCCGATGTGGACCACTCCCGACGCTGATCCCAAGATCACCGGCTGGAGAGACTCTGAAGAGTATGCTGAAGAATGGGGTTCTATTCAACGACCTCGACGTAACTACATTGCGATGGCAGGTCAGATCACTCGCGGTAAGCGAAATTTTGATCCTAAAGTCGACAACCTCTGGGTAACGTCTCGTTGGAGTGAAGAAGAGAATGCTGTTTACTACCTGGTTGAATACCATGATCGTTTCCTTTCTGAAGATCCGGAATGGAGAGATATGGTGGCAATCGAATGGCCTGCACAGTTGCAGGATCTCTTCGGCGCTGAGAAGCCTTATTTCATCTTTGGCGACTCCAAGAAACCTGTACATATCTGGCGCGCAAGTTTTCTGGCTAAGAATTACCGCGCTTCTGCGGCTCCAAAGCCTGAAGGTTATGAGTTGGATATGAAAGTTGAGGAGTTGAACGGTAATGGCTTTGACGCGGTAACGGTCAGGGACAATACGGTTGTTGAAGTTGTTGACTCCAAGTTCATACAGGGACGTGTGAAAGTACTGTTCCGTCGTACTTTGACGACGGAGAATGCGGATAATCTGGAAGTTCAAATTCCGAAGAAACAGTTTATCCCGGTAGCTTTCATGCAATGGTCGGGTCGTGATCACGAGAAGGACGAGCACATGGCCATTTCGACCTGGTATTACACGATTCTTAAACCTTCGATTCCGACATCGATTTATTACAATGCCGTTATCATGGGTTGCGCTTTCGCAGGGTTTCAGGGTTGGTTGGTTTGGATGACTCGAAGAACTCGCAAGATGTATGACGAAGGCAAAGTTAAACGGGATGAACTTCCTGTATAA
- the ltaE gene encoding low-specificity L-threonine aldolase translates to MVTIDLRSDTLTQPTQEMRDAMATAEVGDDVFAEDPSINQLEQLAAQKLGKAKGLFVPSGTMGNLICLLTHCARGDEIIVGDQSHIFLNEVGGASALGGIIMRTAPNLKDGRIHLNDLEKAIRSSDMHFPVTRLIALENTHNYCQGSPLTTDYTREATQLAHDHGLATHLDGARLFNAAEALSEKAEKLAEGFDSVMFCFSKGLSAPVGSMICASEAFIQRARKVRKMLGGGMRQAGHLAAAGRIALETMTDRLSEDRMNAQYFAQSLATIEGIRIDPEEIKTNIVFFDMTRKSVSAQDFLAKTSAQGLKILNLRGPAFRAVFHREITREHSEQAVEIIKSALAT, encoded by the coding sequence ATGGTAACGATTGATTTACGAAGCGACACGCTGACCCAACCCACCCAGGAAATGCGAGACGCGATGGCCACAGCTGAGGTTGGCGACGACGTCTTTGCAGAAGACCCCAGCATCAACCAGCTAGAACAATTAGCCGCACAAAAACTGGGCAAAGCGAAAGGCCTGTTCGTTCCCAGTGGAACGATGGGGAATCTGATTTGCCTCCTGACCCATTGCGCACGGGGCGATGAAATTATCGTTGGCGATCAAAGTCATATCTTCCTCAACGAAGTCGGCGGCGCCTCCGCCCTGGGCGGCATCATCATGCGTACTGCGCCTAACCTGAAAGACGGTCGCATTCACTTGAACGATCTTGAAAAAGCCATTCGCTCGTCTGACATGCATTTTCCCGTCACCCGACTCATCGCTCTGGAAAACACGCATAATTATTGTCAGGGTTCTCCACTGACCACCGACTACACACGCGAAGCCACCCAACTCGCTCACGACCATGGACTGGCAACGCATTTGGACGGCGCGCGACTGTTCAACGCCGCAGAGGCTCTCAGTGAGAAAGCCGAGAAACTGGCAGAGGGGTTTGACTCCGTTATGTTTTGTTTTTCCAAAGGGCTGTCCGCTCCAGTTGGCTCGATGATATGCGCAAGCGAAGCATTCATTCAACGCGCGAGGAAGGTCAGGAAAATGCTTGGGGGAGGAATGAGGCAGGCGGGACACCTTGCCGCCGCAGGACGGATCGCCCTGGAAACAATGACCGATAGATTGAGCGAAGATCGCATGAATGCTCAATACTTTGCTCAGTCTCTTGCAACTATAGAAGGGATACGAATTGATCCAGAGGAAATCAAAACAAACATCGTTTTCTTTGACATGACGCGCAAATCGGTTTCGGCTCAAGACTTCCTCGCAAAAACATCTGCGCAGGGACTCAAAATATTAAATTTGAGAGGCCCCGCCTTCAGGGCCGTGTTTCACCGCGAAATCACAAGAGAACATAGTGAACAAGCGGTAGAAATCATAAAATCAGCGCTTGCTACATGA
- a CDS encoding DNA-directed RNA polymerase subunit omega yields the protein MQETLQLVKEAQNVVKSRFLLCILVAQRIHQIEKGAQPTIDVDPAEYASPKKFFELALREINDGNMDLEQVSEED from the coding sequence ATGCAAGAAACCCTGCAACTGGTCAAAGAAGCGCAAAACGTAGTCAAAAGCCGTTTTTTACTTTGTATTCTAGTTGCACAACGCATCCATCAAATAGAAAAAGGAGCACAACCCACCATCGATGTCGATCCGGCAGAATATGCTTCGCCTAAAAAATTCTTTGAACTCGCTCTTCGCGAAATCAATGACGGCAATATGGATCTAGAACAAGTTTCCGAAGAAGATTGA